The following proteins are encoded in a genomic region of Drosophila willistoni isolate 14030-0811.24 chromosome 3R, UCI_dwil_1.1, whole genome shotgun sequence:
- the LOC6650387 gene encoding saccharopine dehydrogenase-like oxidoreductase, whose protein sequence is MAAKRLDAIIFGATGFTGKYTVFEAVSVLKGLSWGIAGRNHEKLQGVLKEMGDKAKTDLSQTPIIIADVNNESSLLEMAKRCRIVVNTAGPYRFYGEKVVKACIEAGTHHVDVSGEPQYMETMQLKYNYKAKEKGVYVISACGFDSIPADMGVQFIEKNFDGVVNSVESFVHMGVKGGTKGLGRASLNTGTWESAVHAIANRSESQAIRRELFPDRLPDFSPKLKARPPFSRSTEVDKVLLPFPETDRSVIMRTQRYLYEHDKKRPVQMQAYLTLPSRLAASVVVFVALIVGIFAKFEFGRQLLLKYPSFFSGGMASRTGPSQARMERSFFKMTMKARGWPKSDRLAEVTDQYTSPPTKELTVRVTGPNPGYGSTCVALLSTARTILLESDKMPDTGGVLPPGAAFAKTSLISELEKHEHGIKFEIVANK, encoded by the coding sequence ATGGCAGCTAAACGTTTGGATGCCATAATTTTTGGAGCTACAGGATTCACTGGCAAATATACCGTTTTCGAAGCGGTGTCAGTCCTTAAAGGCCTAAGTTGGGGCATAGCCGGACGTAACCATGAGAAGCTGCAAGGCGTACTTAAGGAAATGGGGGACAAGGCCAAAACAGATCTGTCGCAAACGCCCATCATCATAGCAGACGTGAACAATGAGAGTTCTTTGCTGGAAATGGCCAAACGTTGCCGCATTGTTGTCAACACTGCCGGACCCTATCGTTTTTATGGCGAGAAGGTTGTCAAGGCGTGCATTGAGGCCGGAACACACCATGTGGACGTGAGTGGAGAACCGCAATATATGGAAACCATGCAACTCAAGTACAACTATAAAGCCAAAGAGAAGGGTGTCTACGTCATAAGTGCGTGTGGCTTTGACTCCATTCCCGCCGATATGGGTGTTCAATTTATCGAAAAGAATTTCGATGGAGTGGTGAACTCTGTGGAATCTTTTGTTCATATGGGAGTCAAGGGTGGAACCAAAGGACTGGGTCGTGCATCTCTAAACACGGGAACTTGGGAAAGTGCCGTCCATGCCATTGCCAATCGTAGCGAAAGTCAGGCTATACGCCGCGAACTGTTTCCGGATCGTCTGCCAGACTTCTCTCCAAAACTAAAGGCACGTCCTCCGTTTTCTCGTTCTACGGAAGTGGATAAAGTGCTCCTGCCCTTCCCGGAAACGGATCGCTCAGTGATCATGCGAACACAACGCTACCTCTATGAGCATGATAAGAAGCGACCTGTCCAAATGCAGGCTTATTTAACTCTCCCTTCAAGGTTAGCTGCCAGTGTTGTGGTTTTTGTGGCCCTTATCGTTGGAATATTCGCCAAGTTCGAGTTTGGCCGTCAGTTGCTGCTTAAATATCCCAGCTTCTTTTCTGGTGGGATGGCATCACGCACCGGTCCCAGTCAAGCGCGTATGGAACGTTCCTTCTTCAAGATGACCATGAAAGCAAGAGGATGGCCAAAATCCGATCGATTGGCAGAGGTTACCGATCAATATACCAGCCCACCCACTAAGGAATTGACGGTGCGTGTAACCGGTCCCAATCCTGGCTATGGCTCAACCTGTGTGGCACTCCTATCTACGGCTCGGACAATTCTCCTAGAAAGCGACAAGATGCCCGATACTGGTGGTGTTTTGCCACCGGGTGCCGCATTCGCTAAAACAAGTCTGATCAGTGAACTAGAAAAGCACGAACATGGCATTAAGTTTGAAATTGTAGCTAATAAGTAA